A DNA window from Trypanosoma brucei brucei TREU927 chromosome 10, whole genome shotgun sequence contains the following coding sequences:
- a CDS encoding sarcoplasmic reticulum glycoprotein, putative has protein sequence MSSGNRDLSVDNPLQWRDLNNTEEFMRKLHEIYMKSVKPLEDIYLYEVLSPRWFEETLSSYKPIVTFLGPWSAGKSTFINYLLQDNYLFTGPQPTTSEFTVITYGDDVTTLDGHVVASTKDLPFRALANFGEGFMGNFCGLQVPHELLKRVVLVDTPGVLENSTDDRERRYNYTEVCRWFVERSDMVFLLFDPAKLDAGTELRNLFRYTFKGMEGKLRIVLNKADSVAKKELMRVYGSLFWNLSTLIRCTEPPRVYIGSFWDQPYKPGTFALLFTKEKEDLLYELTELVPRQARDRKVAALISHAKKVVCHAYIVGGIRADLPMFFGKEKAKRKALENLPKTYQLVASRNRLSPKDLPPAQLYHEYFEKVHLEKLPDIKKVEKTGMITTAQHYICNILPSMFYPMKQVPVPDPRNKTEQGKLREMYYGGLRDQYDGKEGKQGSSDTVPIAFRETALGPNPELRGGCGQLTVPGATANTTPAMNNVQMNEQQQQMLMQMMMMMQQQQQQGNNQFYAPR, from the coding sequence ATGAGTTCGGGTAATAGGGACCTTTCAGTGGACAATCCGTTGCAATGGAGAGATCTTAATAACACAGAGGAATTTATGCGAAAATTGCATGAGATTTACATGAAAAGTGTGAAGCCTCTTGAGGACATATACCTGTATGAGGTACTTTCCCCTCGGTGGTTTGAAGAGACTCTTTCCAGTTATAAACCTATAGTTACCTTCTTGGGACCGTGGTCAGCCGGGAAGAGTACATTTATTAATTACCTCTTGCAGGACAATTACCTTTTTACGGGACCTCAGCCAACCACTTCAGAGTTCACCGTCATCACTTATGGCGATGATGTGACCACGTTGGACGGTCACGTCGTTGCCAGCACAAAGGACCTCCCTTTTAGGGCTTTAGCCAACTTCGGAGAGGGATTTATGGGCAACTTCTGTGGGTTGCAGGTCCCGCATGAGCTCTTAAAGCGTGTTGTACTCGTTGACACTCCAGGTGTGTTGGAAAATTCCACCGACGATAGGGAGCGGCGCTACAATTATACTGAAGTGTGCCGATGGTTCGTGGAACGTAGTGACATGGTTTTCCTGCTGTTTGACCCCGCTAAGCTCGACGCTGGTACCGAGTTGCGTAATCTGTTCAGGTACACTTTCAAGGGAATGGAGGGGAAACTTCGCATTGTTCTAAATAAGGCCGACAGTGTCGCGAAAAAGGAACTGATGCGTGTGTACGGCAGCCTTTTTTGGAATCTGTCTACGTTGATTCGCTGCACAGAACCACCGCGGGTGTACATTGGCAGTTTTTGGGATCAGCCGTACAAACCGGGTACGTTTGCGCTGCTCTtcacgaaggaaaaggaggatcTGCTTTATGAGCTGACGGAGTTGGTTCCCCGGCAGGCACGGGACAGAAAAGTCGCTGCTCTTATAAGCCATGCAAAGAAAGTCGTTTGCCACGCGTACATTGTAGGTGGAATCCGGGCAGATCTCCCGATGTTTTTCGGTAAAGAAAAGGCTAAACGCAAAGCATTGGAGAATTTGCCGAAAACATATCAGTTGGTTGCATCCAGAAATCGACTCAGCCCGAAGGATCTTCCTCCTGCGCAGCTGTACCATGAATACTTCGAGAAGGTGCACCTTGAAAAACTCCCAGATATAAAAAAGGTTGAGAAAACGGGGATGATAACGACCGCTCAACATTACATTTGCAATATTTTGCCCAGTATGTTCTACCCTATGAAGCAAGTCCCCGTTCCAGACCCACGGAATAAGACGGAACAAGGGAAGTTGCGGGAAATGTACTACGGGGGTCTGCGTGACCAATATGATGGAAAGGAAGGTAAACAGGGAAGCAGTGATACAGTGCCAATCGCCTTTCGGGAGACCGCGCTTGGTCCAAATCCAGAACTACGTGGTGGATGCGGCCAGCTTACTGTGCCGGGGGCAACGGCAAACACCACTCCCGCTATGAATAACGTCCAAATGAatgaacagcaacaacaaatgctcatgcagatgatgatgatgatgcagcaacagcagcagcaaggGAACAACCAGTTCTATGCTCCACGGTAG
- a CDS encoding C-terminal motor kinesin, putative, whose product MSVEQPEQQISGLLEQLYHSSNVSAERETIMNLSNVVRQGGAEFLLDVVKTNLKSGVPEKQEASMTILDEVTLNCGPSFAVMLSSQKWMDRLIKLAKAGPPQVTTKIISTVIGWQKRYHTVSFAQCIKKLSQSKTTGEACKQALRQAGDDGTGSSLGYDASSPASLRSTGVTDSRKSKKCDAVLAELQSDLVSLEYSLENPKFVQDDAIARECKNHKMKCMQMLESGSYESIASDLMQLIERFSRALELYECMTGVDLGEGEAARSRALTRGKDNGGDSDDEYSKQLRARVAPKNAQQVMLQAQEATQQLVEKERHETMQLRTQLEEMRRKYEDMHNKYKDAKARNKEAVGALQEYAKRIEVLEKSGGGAAAAAAALPPPPPISEEKDKGKDKSGPALNVGPIATAMRDTVQVLRQSLREVREQYVSDIQKESAYYSSQLTSAIASIAAAAEKDRGSNSQLLVRTQELYKREMKLRKQYYNQIQELKGNIRVYCRVRPLLPREVAAGHTNIMDFPSADEIRVNDPAGRQKVYEFDEVYPPHAPQARVFEDTSPLIDSVVDGYNVCIFAYGQTGSGKTHTMGGYGEDRGINTRALQRLFEIIDERKDTDESTVTVSVLEIYCEMIRDLLVPKEKSKSTTYEVKQGGQFGTYVTNLSEVPVQCADEITKIMENANKNRSEGQTNMNEHSSRSHMVLYITVRTTNKETNMQCFGKLSLIDLAGSERLDKTGAEGQMLKEAVAINKSLSSLGDVISGLAQNSKHIPFRNSVLTYLLQDSMGGQAKVLMFVCVNPASYNASESNSSLQFASRARGVSLGQIKKNP is encoded by the coding sequence ATGTCTGTGGAACAACCCGAGCAGCAAATAAGTGGACTTCTGGAGCAGCTGTACCACAGTTCCAACGTGTCCGCAGAGCGTGAAACCATTATGAACCTGTCGAACGTCGTCAGGCAAGGAGGCGCAGAGTTTCTGCTTGACGTCGTCAAAACCAATTTGAAGAGTGGAGTGCCCGAAAAGCAGGAGGCAAGTATGACCATTCTGGACGAGGTGACTCTCAACTGTGGTCCGTCGTTTGCTGTCATGCTTTCCTCACAAAAGTGGATGGATCGCCTTATCAAGTTGGCTAAGGCAGGGCCGCCACAAGTAACTACCAAGATAATTTCTACTGTCATTGGGTGGCAAAAGCGGTACCACACTGTTTCCTTTGCCCAGTGCATCAAGAAGCTGTCTCAGAGCAAAACTACGGGTGAGGCGTGCAAGCAGGCACTGCGTCAGGCAGGGGATGATGGTACCGGGTCCTCACTGGGTTACGACGCGAGTTCTCCTGCTTCTCTGCGTTCGACAGGAGTAACCGACAGCCGGAAAAGTAAGAAGTGCGATGCCGTGTTGGCCGAGCTTCAGAGTGACCTTGTTTCTCTGGAGTACTCCCTTGAGAACCCCAAGTTTGTCCAGGATGATGCCATTGCAAGGGAGTGCAAGAATCACAAGATGAAGTGCATGCAAATGTTGGAATCAGGAAGCTATGAAAGCATTGCATCTGATCTTATGCAGTTGATTGAGCGCTTTTCCCGCGCTCTCGAGCTCTACGAATGCATGACAGGCGTTGATTTGGGTGAGGGTGAAGCGGCAAGGTCGCGGGCTCTGACGAGGGGTAAGGATAATGGCGGTGACAGTGATGACGAGTACTCGAAACAACTCCGTGCTCGCGTTGCGCCTAAAAATGCCCAACAAGTTATGCTTCAGGCTCAGGAAGCTACACAGCAGCTCGTGGAGAAGGAGCGTCATGAAACGATGCAGCTGCGTACTCAGCTTGAGGAAATGCGCCGTAAGTACGAAGACATGCATAACAAGTACAAGGATGCTAAGgcaagaaataaagaagcgGTGGGTGCCTTGCAGGAGTATGCTAAACGCATAGAGGTGCTCGAGAAAAGCGGGGGCGGCGCCgcagccgccgctgccgcactgccaccaccaccgcctaTTTCTGAAGAGAaagacaaaggaaaagataaatCGGGACCTGCCCTTAATGTGGGGCCAATAGCAACGGCCATGAGGGACACTGTGCAGGTTTTACGGCAGTCGCTGCGTGAGGTGCGGGAGCAGTACGTAAGCGATATCCAAAAGGAAAGCGCATATTACTCCTCTCAGCTCACTAGTGCTATTGCTTcgattgccgctgctgccgaaAAGGATCGCGGTTCTAACAGCCAACTGTTGGTTCGCACCCAGGAGTTGTAtaagagggaaatgaagcTGCGTAAGCAGTACTACAACCAGATTCAGGAGTTGAAAGGCAACATTCGTGTGTATTGCCGTGTTCGTCCCCTGCTACCAAGGGAAGTTGCTGCTGGCCATACGAATATTATGGACTTCCCCTCTGCCGACGAGATCAGGGTCAACGATCCCGCTGGCCGGCAGAAGGTTTACGAGTTTGATGAAGTGTACCCGCCGCATGCACCCCAGGCCCGTGTCTTTGAAGACACGTCGCCTCTCATTGACAGCGTTGTGGATGGCTACAATGTTTGCATCTTTGCCTACGGCCAAACGGGAAGTGGCAAGACCCATACAATGGGTGGGTACGGGGAAGACAGAGGTATCAACACCCGTGCCTTGCAGCGACTGTTTGAGATCATTGACGAACGTAAGGACACTGATGAATCTACCGTTACCGTCTCTGTGCTTGAAATCTATTGCGAGATGATCCGAGACCTACTGGTTCCGAAGGAGAAGTCCAAGTCCACGACTTATGAGGTGAAGCAGGGTGGCCAGTTCGGTACCTATGTGACAAACCTTTCCGAAGTTCCCGTTCAGTGCGCTGACGAAATTACAAAGATTATGGAGAACGCAAACAAAAACCGCAGTGAGGGCCAGACGAATATGAATGAACACTCTTCCCGATCCCATATGGTTTTGTATATCACTGTCCGAACAACGAACAAGGAAACCAATATGCAGTGCTTTGGTAAGCTCTCGCTTATTGACTTGGCGGGAAGTGAGCGTCTCGACAAGACAGGTGCAGAGGGACAGATGTTGAAGGAGGCTGTGGCTATCAACAAGTCGCTATCGTCGCTGGGAGATGTCATCTCCGGGCTGGCGCAGAACAGCAAGCACATCCCATTCCGTAACTCCGTGCTGACGTACTTGCTGCAAGACTCCATGGGTGGACAGGCCAAAGTTTTGATGTTTGTCTGCGTCAACCCTGCAAGTTACAACGCCAGTGAAAGTAACAGTTCGCTTCAATTTGCCTCTCGCGCTCGTGGCGTATCTCTTGGCCAGATCAAGAAGAATCCATAA
- a CDS encoding mitochondrial carrier protein, putative, translating to MTDKKREPAPKLGFLEEFMIGGVAAGLSKTAAAPIERVKLLVQNQGEMMKQGRLDKPYNGVVDCFRRTISTEGVYPLWRGNLSNVLRYFPTQALNFAFKDKFKRMFNYKKEKDGYGKWFMGNMASGGLAGAASLCFVYSLDYVRTRLANDTKSVKGGGERQFNGIVDCYVKTWKSDGIAGLYRGFVVSCIGIVVYRGFYFGLYDTLQPMLPVDTFIVNFFLGWAVTIVAGLLSYPLDTVRRRMMMTSGAAVKYKNSMDCMLQVIKQEGAASLMRGAGANILRGIAGAGVLSGVDALKPIYVEWRRSN from the coding sequence ATGACGGATAAAAAGCGGGAACCGGCCCCCAAACTTGGGTTCCTTGAGGAGTTTATGATTGGTGGTGTCGCTGCCGGTTTATCCAAGACGGCGGCTGCTCCAATCGAAAGAGTAAAACTGCTCGTACAGAACCAGGGAGAGATGATGAAGCAAGGCCGACTGGACAAGCCATACAACGGTGTCGTTGACTGCTTTCGGCGCACCATCAGCACGGAGGGCGTGTATCCGCTTTGGCGAGGTAACCTGTCAAATGTTCTGCGTTACTTTCCAACTCAGGCGCTGAATTTCGCCTTTAAGGATAAATTTAAGAGGATGTTCAATtacaaaaaggagaaggatgGCTATGGCAAGTGGTTTATGGGTAACATGGCATCTGGTGGTCTCGCTGGTGCTGcatctctttgttttgtgtatTCCTTGGACTACGTCCGTACCCGTCTCGCTAACGACACGAAGTCTGTGAAGGGTGGTGGGGAGCGCCAATTTAACGGTATTGTGGACTGCTATGTCAAGACATGGAAGAGTGATGGCATCGCTGGGTTGTATCGTGGCTTTGTGGTATCCTGTATTGGTATTGTTGTGTACCGTGGTTTCTACTTTGGTCTTTACGACACCCTTCAGCCAATGCTTCCTGTGGACACATTCATCGTAAACTTCTTCCTTGGATGGGCTGTGACTATTGTGGCGGGGCTTCTTTCTTACCCGTTGGACACCGTTCGCCGGCGCATGATGATGACATCAGGTGCTGCTGTGAAGTACAAGAACTCGATGGATTGTATGTTGCAGGTGATTAAACAGGAGGGAGCTGCGTCCCTGATGCGAGGCGCTGGTGCAAACATCCTACGCGGTATCGCTGGCGCTGGTGTACTTTCCGGCGTGGATGCGCTGAAACCCATTTATGTGGAGTGGCGCAGATCGAATTAG
- a CDS encoding hypothetical protein, conserved (GPI-Anchor Signal predicted for Tb10.61.1700 by DGPI v2.04 with cleavage site probability 1.5480001 near 1217), with the protein MSFLGGIFAFATSVRKGGKIGERVCLPLCNVLILAKVLIFRFCLPTLFSFLFFLERRSPFMTQPVDDSWYDAELLDALLGKEDVDPSHVPLSSLAAAAPATTPKGSCRALEITDLGHPRLFMIGGSLFSRYCRPSPALQYHRARFHWSRLSWLDYSAIYCPFTKQFLSPRSPHWSHLVSAGFGTPRRLLFGRSIVLVEPQKLQALAAHIQQSKEGNAVSGKNPTAMWSPPLQQTLGLLLETLPYHDETSLARRVQEVLSAGDTGAGTGRRIPLGLYNHVPDVKRVMPPPRSSQEGEEEELAQNDVDAVEVVALGESYLRRVLPWRTAVLQHRPKMKLNMKVGHKEMVGLSSEGADLHPAHSKADVLVERYSLLCSTPCCVPKTQMAYLSLRYVPDVPVMQVVVDALLRTEETEYVFYCPIEHGVDCHTVVDIVAYRVRRTGDGDVRAAERFPVLHLGLHANPTDSSVAPVIVVIGNAHLLSQRAISRLLDQWTRNGAAAVAVRRRNGGSGDNGNSDVGIDADEAVGRSWRGRELLLRIGDPLRAIACGVPLFGNVRAVFVSYSAFDCAPSDCSAHSPGLNNSVSCVRSANATVHVLKPLREGVFTLEEPVVAALRRVAPTFQRRMDVSDRRLFIKEVCDVISSTHVSTLSNRGADRHGWTTSPDDSYREEDVLLHLYEAVEAFLECPVKSGDVSLLSCAHLMTKYPELATARIRHELIREFPLYVEMNKSELTVCSAVSAPAPDSVVECAAGGSGSCECAAGFNIPLVSSRRLARKKAEEEHDSLKKTYVLNATLDRVVTSDASGCGSSFTSVIMRGSEHQRYECPIEHSYQPFFEPPLLLGRWSQTLLFCAPVVADTVALRCVLLHAAEASVRDDDTINVVDVDIFCVDYVKYPPERRCRLFGVRLRFATRDGFTKGTVKDCSAREWATEMLEHALAKCAVSAELFPLWTSSELRKQRTCRHVTQGSGVAGTFVPHFRFEALDECVRAAQPNVVEQRLFALGFVQCGPLCLTVGSHVIALRDISSNIKRGTLCRVVRFAPMMVAHEFGAPVDRMVQCFFEQQRCKGGGMGALPVVRPVLQPNNLQVTPFGEADESERETRDEEALVIPAVSLVGGYRSLHYYALPALQLPLLVPSQAAAASTLFHPLFAHQDSLLEFASAETRSKAATMIMSLPPSLGARRSVSCAFLYDAVFDDGESGAEVHEEGGQFPPHGSKGSASPSYTVCCDVLSALSLFPLRV; encoded by the coding sequence ATGTCGTTTCTTGGTGGCATATTTGCTTTTGCTACTTCGgtaagaaaagggggaaaaatcgGTGAGAGAGTGTGTCTCCCATTGTGCAACGTTCTCATACTTGCCAAAGTGCTCATTTTCCGATTTTGTCTCCCAacgttgttttcctttctcttttttttagagCGACGGAGCCCGTTCATGACTCAACCGGTGGATGACAGTTGGTATGATGCTGAACTCCTTGATGCGCTGCTGGGGAAAGAGGACGTTGACCCTTCACATGTACCGCTCTCGTCGCTGGCGGCCGCAGCACCCGCGACAACACCGAAGGGGTCTTGTAGGGCTTTAGAGATTACTGATTTGGGTCATCCGCGCCTCTTTATGATTGGcggttccctcttttcacGATACTGCAGGCCTTCTCCAGCCCTGCAGTATCATCGAGCTCGTTTTCACTGGTCTCGCCTCTCGTGGCTGGATTACAGTGCCATTTACTGTCCTTTCACAAAGCAGTTTCTCTCTCCGCGTTCCCCGCATTGGAGTCACCTCGTCTCAGCTGGTTTTGGCACCCCTCGCCGTTTGCTTTTTGGTCGAAGCATCGTTCTGGTGGAGCCCCAGAAGCTGCAAGCACTAGCAGCTCACATTCAACAATCGAAAGAGGGGAATGCTGTTTCCGGGAAGAACCCAACTGCAATGTGGAGTCCTCCACTGCAGCAGACATTAGGCCTTCTTCTCGAGACGCTGCCCTACCATGACGAGACTTCTTTAGCGCGGCGAGTGCAAGAGGTGTTAAGTGCGGGGGATACCGGAGCTGGCACCGGTCGCCGCATACCGCTGGGTCTTTATAACCATGTGCCCGATGTGAAACGCGTCATGCCGCCGCCGCGGAGTTCtcaggagggggaggaggaggagctcgCACAAAATGACGTTGATGCCGTTGAAGTTGTGGCCCTGGGGGAAAGTTACTTGCGACGGGTTCTTCCCTGGCGCACTGCAGTGCTGCAGCACCGTCCCAAAATGAAGTTAAATATGAAGGTGGGACACAAGGAAATGGTGGGTTTGTCATCTGAAGGTGCCGACCTGCATCCTGCACACAGCAAAGCCGATGTACTGGTAGAACGTTATTCCTTACTGTGTTCCACCCCCTGTTGTGTTCCGAAGACCCAAATGGCTTATTTGTCTCTCCGTTACGTGCCCGATGTTCCGGTGATGCAAGTTGTTGTGGACGCGCTGCTTCGCACTGAGGAAACAGAGTATGTGTTTTACTGCCCAATTGAACACGGTGTCGACTGTCACACAGTGGTGGATATTGTAGCATACCGGGTACGGcgcacgggggacggagatgTGCGGGCCGCTGAACGCTTCCCAGTGCTTCATTTGGGGCTGCATGCAAACCCTACCGACTCTTCCGTTGCGCCTGTCATTGTCGTCATCGGAAATGCCCATCTACTTTCACAGCGTGCTATTTCCCGCCTTCTGGATCAGTGGACACGTAATGGTGCCGCCGCCGTCGCGGTTAGACGAAGGAATGGTGGTAGCGGTGACAACGGGAACAGTGATGTCGGCATCGATGCGGATGAGGCCGTTGGGCGGAGTTGGCGGGGACGGGAGTTACTGCTGCGAATAGGGGATCCACTGCGCGCTATCGCTTGTGGCGTGCCCCTCTTTGGGAATGTCCGTGCAGTGTTTGTCTCCTACTCTGCATTTGATTGTGCTCCTAGTGATTGCTCAGCTCACTCCCCGGGACTAAATAACAGCGTGTCATGCGTTCGTAGTGCCAACGCCACCGTTCACGTTCTTAAACCTTTGCGTGAAGGTGTTTTCACTCTCGAAGAGCCGGTTGTTGCAGCGCTGAGACGAGTAGCCCCGACGTTCCAGAGGCGAATGGACGTGTCGGATAGACGTTTGTTTATTAAGGAAGTGTGTGATGTCATTTCAAGCACACACGTTTCCACACTCTCCAACAGGGGTGCGGACAGACATGGGTGGACAACGTCACCCGATGACAGTTATCGCGAGGAAGATGTCTTATTACACTTGTATGAGGCTGTGGAAGCGTTTCTAGAATGCCCAGTGAAGAGCGGGGATGTCAGCCTCCTATCGTGTGCCCATTTGATGACAAAGTACCCTGAACTCGCGACGGCGCGCATCCGGCATGAGCTTATTCGCGAGTTCCCCCTCTACGtggaaatgaataaaagtGAACTAACGGTTTGCTCAGCTGTTTCGGCTCCGGCACCAGACAGTGTCGTTGAGTGCGCGGCTGGTGGGTCCGGGTCTTGTGAGTGTGCTGCTGGATTTAATATTCCCCTGGTGAGCAGTCGCCGTCTcgcacgcaagaaagctgagGAAGAACACGACTCACTCAAGAAAACGTACGTTCTAAATGCGACACTGGATCGTGTCGTCACCTCTGACGCCAGTGGTTGTGGCTCTTCATTCACATCCGTTATCATGCGGGGCTCTGAGCATCAACGGTACGAATGCCCGATTGAGCACAGTTACCAACCCTTCTTTGAGCCCCCTCTGTTGCTGGGTCGTTGGAGTCAAACACTTCTTTTCTGCGCTCCTGTGGTTGCCGATACGGTAGCGCTGCGGTGCGTGCTGCTGCATGCCGCGGAGGCTTCGGTTCGTGACGATGACACTATCAATGTGGTTGACGTGGATATATTTTGTGTGGATTACGTGAAATATCCCCCTGAACGCCGCTGTCGCTTGTTTGGAGTGAGATTGCGCTTCGCTACACGTGATGGGTTCACAAAAGGTACCGTTAAGGATTGCTCAGCACGTGAGTGGGCGACGGAAATGTTGGAACATGCGCTCGCTAAGTGCGCCGTCAGTGCAGAGTTATTTCCGCTGTGGACCAGTTCTGAACTAAGGAAGCAGAGAACCTGTCGTCATGTTACACAAGGTAGTGGAGTGGCCGGCACCTTCGTACCACACTTTCGTTTTGAGGCGTTGGATGAGTGTGTGAGAGCAGCACAACCTAACGTAGTGGAACAGCGACTATTTGCGCTTGGATTTGTTCAATGTGGCCCACTATGCCTCACTGTCGGCTCCCACGTAATTGCGTTACGCGACATATCCTCCAATATAAAACGAGGGACACTGTGCCGCGTTGTTCGCTTCGCTCCGATGATGGTCGCACACGAGTTCGGGGCGCCAGTGGATCGAATGGTCCAATGCTTTTTTGAGCAGCAGAGATGTAAAGGTGGCGGTATGGGGGCATTACCCGTAGTGCGGCCAGTGTTACAACCAAATAATTTGCAGGTCACCCCATTCGGGGAAGCGGATGAAAGTGAGAGGGAAACAAGAGATGAAGAGGCGTTAGTTATTCCCGCCGTAAGTTTGGTCGGTGGATACCGGTCGTTACACTATTATGCACTGCCGGCACTGCAGCTGCCGCTTCTCGTGCCGTCTCAAGCCGCAGCCgcctccactctttttcaTCCACTCTTTGCACACCAAGACAGTTTACTGGAGTTCGCTTCAGCGGAGACTCGCTCAAAGGCTGCGACGATGATAATGTCGCTACCACCTTCCTTAGGTGCGCGGAGAAGTGTGTCATGCGCGTTTTTGTATGATGCTGTCTTTGACGACGGAGAGTCCGGAGCTGAAGTTCATGAAGAGGGCGGGCAGTTTCCCCCTCATGGGAGTAAGGGCAGTGCTTCTCCCTCTTATACTGTGTGTTGTGATGTACTATCGGCGCTTTCACTTTTCCCATTGAGGGTGTAG